Sequence from the Rubritalea squalenifaciens DSM 18772 genome:
AGCGTGAAGATGACCGCACTGCGCCAGCCCGTGTCTTCGTTGCCTACGAACAACCAGTTTTTGGCTCCGAGTTTGAGCGGGCGCACGGCGTTTTCACAGACGTTGTTGTCCAGTGACCCGCAGTGCTTGAAGGCACGGCATAGCTTGCGCCACTGGTTGAGGCCGTAGTTGACCGCCTTGCCCATGGTGCTTTTGGGAAGGTGTCCGGCCTTGAGGCCGTGGATTTCGCCGTGGATTTGCTGGAGGAGTTTTTTGCCGTGGCGGCGGCGGTGGTAAACGATGGCTTCGGGCGGGTGGTTGTTGCGCCGGAGCCAATCCCGGTATTGGTCGTCGGCGCGGTAGAGGCGCTGGATGAGCTGCAGGATGCGGGCGGCGGCCGGGCTGTGCTGCAGGGCTTCATGGAACTTGCGGCGCAGGTGCGCCCAGCACCCCGCGAGTGTGACACCGTTACGTTGACCCGCCCATGTCTGGTAGGCGCTGTAGCCGTCGCACTGTAGCAGGCCTTTGAAGTGCCTGGTTTTCTGGCTGCCATCTCCGGCCAGGATTTTGTCGAGGCAGGCATGACCGCGGCCGGTATGCCAGTCGTAGAGCACGCCGGCGTCTTTGGAGTGATAGACCCAGAAGTAGCCTTGCTTGCTGCCTTGCTGATCTTTGGGCAGATAGTCGACGGGAGTTTCGTCGATGTTGATTTGATCGCTCCCGAGGATGTCGCTGGCGATGAGCTTGTAGAGTGGTTCGAGCTCGTTGGCGGCGAAGTCGGCCCAGTTACAGAGAGTGCTGCGCGGGATGTGGATGCCGTGGCGCCGGGCCATGATTTTCTCCTGGCGGTCGAAGGGAAGATGGTCGCAGAACTTGGCTGCAAGAGTGTGGGCTAGCAGCGAGGGGGTCAGGAAGCTTCCTTCCAGGAGTTCCGGTGGCGCGGGTGCGGTGATCCAACGCGGGATGGCTTCGCCTTTTTCAATGAAGGTGGGGCGGATGG
This genomic interval carries:
- the tnpC gene encoding IS66 family transposase, with the protein product MTGNEQDKDGIIAQLREENRLLKEKIDYLIKVIHGSSSEKLDASQLELLLDPEAAKKPEAADGNEEPPAAEELYAPRKRSTRKPRLPGNIPTIETVLIPGVVKANPGAYRQVGQKRSEKLDVTPTRYTRHVTIRPTFIEKGEAIPRWITAPAPPELLEGSFLTPSLLAHTLAAKFCDHLPFDRQEKIMARRHGIHIPRSTLCNWADFAANELEPLYKLIASDILGSDQINIDETPVDYLPKDQQGSKQGYFWVYHSKDAGVLYDWHTGRGHACLDKILAGDGSQKTRHFKGLLQCDGYSAYQTWAGQRNGVTLAGCWAHLRRKFHEALQHSPAAARILQLIQRLYRADDQYRDWLRRNNHPPEAIVYHRRRHGKKLLQQIHGEIHGLKAGHLPKSTMGKAVNYGLNQWRKLCRAFKHCGSLDNNVCENAVRPLKLGAKNWLFVGNEDTGWRSAVIFTLIENIRRAGHDAYAYLKWVFEKIPHMTNQDNLRELLPKVWIRLQQDKQQTSRQETAA